A stretch of DNA from Pseudopipra pipra isolate bDixPip1 chromosome 1, bDixPip1.hap1, whole genome shotgun sequence:
AGATAAATAATCTTCTTGATGTGGTTGGAAAGCATGAAGAAGATGTGCTTAAGTATCTGAATTCTACTGAAGAACAGCCACATCTTAGACATGTTTTAGACTCTGTTGAGGACATGGACCTTAATCACACAGCTTCAGCTGGGACAGAGCACAAGGAAGTTAAAGATGGAAAACAAGAGGATGGTGGCAGCTCTGGTGAAAACATTTGTAGAAATAATGGTAAGGCTGGTTCCTTGCAGTCCGAGTGCAGCAAGGCAAACCTCCGCACAGATCCTGAAAGGTCAACGCTTGCTTGGGTTAAAAAGCAGACTGTTTGGCTGGTAGAGCAACTGGGCTTATCATTGGATATACTCCATCATGTTCAGCAACTGAAACATTAGTTTTTCTGTCTCATGGTACTTAAAATTATCTCAACTAGTTTTGCTTCTCACTTTGTGCACCATGTACAGGCAATGCATGACTTTGTTTTAGGAAAATCTGATCTTGATACTTGCCAGTAAAACTAATTTTTGAAAATCTTCACTATGCTTTTGGCTCCTGGCAAAACCCCTCACTTTTAATCTTAAGGTAACATTGACAGAAAGGGGCAATGACACCTAAAGCTCTCCAGAGAGTTACTAAACATGTTTCTGTTCTGCATCAGAAGCTCTCATTTCACCGTCGCCTTCTCTTGGCAGGAATTTGGAAATAAAGCGGGTCCATTAAATAGCCCTTCTAAATTGGTTCCCTCTGCTATCTAAAGAATAAATGCCTAGTGCTATGGACAAGCAACTCTTGCAGAATAAGCTGCTGTTGATGATATGCTAAATATATGCAAAATAGAACAGGATTTGCTGCTGATTCCTAGAGTGCTGTGACTCTCTAGTCATTATATAAAATACAGGAATTTTTCACCTTTTGTCAAATTCTTCCTCTTATCTTTTGTAACCACTATACAGTGCGTTTTCACAGttcaaaactatttttcctccttgtacaattctatttattttgttttgctgaaaataCACTATTTTTGTCAAATTCAGAATTACTGACACTTCCACGTTTTACTCTTAGACTCTTACCCTGTCAGACCACACTAAACATGCTTCCAGTCTAATGAACACCCTTGTGTTATTTTGGTATTTCTTTTGCCAGTCCCTCAAACCTGAACTCTTTCCCACATTCCCATAATGTTTTTCTCAAACTCTTCAAGAAAGCCAGGCTTATTCACCACCTCTTAGAAACACATCAGCCAACACATGCATATTGCTGACCACTTTGTATTTCTGTGCCAGCATTCTATATTTGACTCATTTTCTTATTGCTTGTCTTAACTGTAGCTGTAAACTGCTCTGTTCAGGAAGTTTTTTCTTGGTGAATGCCTCTCTCTATTTTACACTAATTAAACTGTTTTATAGTAAGTTAAGAGTTTGCTTATTTTAAGTTGCTTGTAACCCTCCTTCAGATCTGAGACAAAGCAAGTCTAGACAGAGACAAACTAAAATTTTGAACAGTCAACTTGACTatacttgcagaaaaaaaaacaatccaaaaaacccccacaaaacacTTTCATACTTTGAGGCCAGAAAAAAACTAAGGCAAAAATTACTTGATTTTCAGAACCTGAGTTTACAGCTTTCTTACTAAAGACACTGTTATCCTGTCACAGAGGTGGTAGAGCATAAGTTTGGTTGCCATTCAGTACCTCTTCTGCTTTAGTGTTAAACAAAACTGCAGGTAAGAGTGTTACTGAACCTGTTTCTGAAATAGTGGACAAATAGGGCTGTCTGCATTAATTATGTCTGTACAAAATTATTCAAGTaactttttctccatttatttaGCATAATGTTGACGTGGCTAAACATTACTTTTCTACAAGTGCATGTGTGTGTTATAGACTGTATCATGTATGTTAAACAGAGATTTCTTCCATATTGTGGTAGAATAAAGGTTACTAGAGTAGTGTTAGACTTTCCAAATTTGAATGTTTAAAAAGGGTATTACTTCTACATATTTAGTAGTTTGCAAAGAGGAAACACCTTTCACAAATACTAAGTAGACTTTCTTTTTGCTTATCAAAGAATAGATTTTATTTGTCTATCATAACAGCTTCTACACTAGCTatggaattaattttcctcCACTCTGCACAAAGTTTCTGTTCTCGATGAGAGGTTACTTTTTTCCATGTTATCACCCACAGTTTCCAGTTTGGCTGTGGAGagattttcttctgtgctgtCTGTAATACTTGGCTTATTTGTCACTACCAAATCATGCTGACCAGCCACAGAAGGGCTTTCTTTGAGACTATCAGAATCTGTAATTTGCTCAGATGGCGGTTCATGTGGTTGTTTTGTGTCTACATCCATATCTTGTGTTTTGCTATCAGCTTTCACCTtggcagcattcctgaaaatagCTCTCATGACAACTGGGACTgacatgcagctgaagaaggaaaTGACACATTAGTCACTAATGCAGACTGCATCCATTCTTTAAAGTActtctgttttttaaactgTGGCTGACACCAGAATGAAAAACAGCTCTACCTTTTTGCATCTTTTTGCCTCATAAAACCAGGTGTTACACTGTAACCACAATATAAACTACATGTGCTGCCCCAGAAACAAATACAGTGCTGGATCTTTGAACTTAGTGGTGCAAATTGAAAGAGTGGGAGGGTTTGgtcagaaaaaaagtcataagGGTGCTTCTGATGAAAACCTAAACTAATAATGTTGAAATATATTCATTCTTGCTGAGTTTTGTAACTTTCATGTTTTGTATAAGACAGGTAGAAAGCATATCTTTTCTAAAAcactgttttttccccactcttaACATGATTCCAATTAAATACTACCTAGTTTAAAGTTGGGTTCAAAATCCAGCCTACATTGATCTTGTTGTTATCAAACAGATAATAGTAGTATGCATACTTATGGcacttttttctgaaaagaagcACTGTTTGCTATTAGGTAGATGTGTAAAAAGACCTTTCCATGCTGTTCTAAGTTATACTGGTCATGAGACTGTCATCAGCTACTGTCTTCAGAAAAGCATatttacaaaagagaaaagcataaACGATAAAACTCTTCATTCAAAAGTCTTTCCTTGCTCCCATGTGCTTTCTACTAGAAACACTTCATTGCTattaatgtttaatatttttgaaagagatACTTAAGACATTGAAGTAACTTATTCCTACTACTGTATTACAACCTTTTCCTTGAGTAAAGTTTTCCAGTTGCTGAGTGTATGGCATTATGAACACGCATGGTATTTCCATTAAATGGACACCTGATGTTCATTCCAACTGTTATGAAATAAAACTACTTACCTCTTCACAGCTCTTGCTATGAAATCATCACTACAACTTAGAGCTGGATCTT
This window harbors:
- the YAE1 gene encoding protein YAE1 homolog isoform X1 is translated as MSWVQAAVSRSNEDIFDEDADEMYLLQKEWNSTMKKRLKEGYRDGVEAGKELALQKGFNEGYRHGAELMITCGQFKGTLNALLSWCRFNGHDSALSKINNLLDVVGKHEEDVLKYLNSTEEQPHLRHVLDSVEDMDLNHTASAGTEHKEVKDGKQEDGGSSGENICRNNGKAGSLQSECSKANLRTDPERSTLAWVKKQTVWLVEQLGLSLDILHHVQQLKH